The segment GCAGTCGGCCGTGCCCCCGCAGCCCACGGCCCCACTGCAGCCCGCCTCGGTCCCGCCGACCGTCCGCAGACCCGTCACCGACTCGCCGTGGGCCTCCCACCGCCCCGCGGCCACCGAGCGGGCGACCAGCCGGCTGCGCCGAGTCGTCGAAGGCCTGCCCGACTGGGAGCCGCTGCCCCCCGGTGAGACGTTGGTACGCCGCCCCGGCAGCGACCGATGAGCGGGTTCTGGGGGCACGGAGGCCCGTACGAGGAGTGGGTGGAGTTCCTGCGCCGCTGGGCCGGGTTCGAGCCCGTGGACCCGGCACGGCTGCCCGCGATCGAGGCGGAGGCGTACGACGGCGCCACCGTGGCCCGCCTCGCCACGCACCTCACCGCGGCCCTGGACACCCGGCTGCAGGCCTGGGCCGACACGCTCGTACGGGCTGTGGACGCGGCCACCGACGAGTTCTCGGCCGGCCGGGAGCTGGCCCAGGCCCGCACCGGGCTGCGGTCCATCCGGGACCTGGCCGGCCACCACGGGCTGCCCGAGCGGCTGCGCGAGCGGCTGACCGAGGTGGTGGACCGTCAGATCCCCGAGCTCCAGGCACAGCTGGAGCGACTCCTGGAGGAGGCGGCCCGCGAGGAACCCGAGGCCCGCTGGGTCGAGGAGCGCCGCCGCACTCTGCGCGACAACGCCCTCACCGCCGTCCTGGCCCAGCCGTCCGCGACGGCGCCGCCCCCGGGGGGCGCGGACGCTTGGTCCTACGACCCGGCGGCGGCACCCCGCCGGCGCGTCCTACGGGACTGACCCGCTCTTCACGTTCTGTTCCCTTCCCGAGTCCCGAAGGTCCGCGATGTCGAACTACGAAGATTGTCTGAAGCACCTCGACAGCTATATCTCCGCGCGCGTGCCGGTCATCGGCATGCGCACCATCGAGCAGGAGCGGGCGCTGCGGCTGCTCAGGGAGGCCGCCACCCAGCCTCGCCGCAGCAGCCTGCCCTTCTGGATCTACACCAGGGCCACGGGCCTGCGGGACCTGCGCACCAACACGACGGTCATCGACGACCGTTCGCTGACCGGTGCGATGGACTTCGCCGCCGCACAGTTCACCAGCCGGGCCAACGCCACCGTCGTCTTCGTCGACCCCGCCGACCTCGAAACGGACACCCCGGTCGCCCGGCACATGTCCGAGCTCGCCCGGCTGGCCGGCAACAACATGGGCAGCATCGTCGTCATCACCGACAGCCCCATCTGGAGCGGTCTGCAGCGGCTCGGCATGAGCCTGCACCTCGACCTGCCCCATCCGGAGGAGACGTACGAGACCCTCAGGGCCTTCCTCTCCGACCACGAGGGGATCATTCCGATCCGATGGGACGAGAGCGACACGCGCCGCGCCGCCGAGTTCCTGCGCGGGGTCACCGAGGCGGAGGCGGTCAACCTGATGGCCACCGTGGCCGCCAAGGGCGCCATCGAGCAGGAGGACGTGCTGGGGCTCGCCCAGGCGAAGGACCGGATCTTCAGCGATCTGACCGGCCTGGAGCGCGTCCAGCTGAAGGACGAGGACTACACCGTCGGCGGTCTGACGAGCCTGCGCGAGTGGCTCCAGCGCAAACACCGACTGATGCACGAGGACCTGCGCGACACGAAGCTGCGGCCGCCCCGTGGGGTGCTGCTCGTCGGTGTGCCGGGCTGCGGCAAGTCGCTGTCCGCCAAGGCGATCGCCCACGAGTGGCAGCTGCCGCTCTACCGGCTGGACATGGGCAGCATCCACGGCAAGTACCTGGGCGAGTCGGAAGGACGCTTCCGGGAGGCGCTGGGCATGGCCGACCGGGTGGCCCCCTGCATCCTGTGGATCGACGAGATCGAGAAGGGGCTGGCCGGCCGCGATGACGGTTCGGGCGTGCCGCAACGGATCATCGGCCAGTTCCTCTTCTGGCTTCAGGAGTCGGACTCCCGCGCGTTCGTGGTCGCCACCGCGAACGACGTCCGCAGCCTGCCGCCCGAGCTGCTGCGCAAGGGCCGGTTCGACGAGCTGTTCTTCGTCGACCTGCCCGACTCCCAGGACCGCAGGGAGATCATCGAGTTGTACCACGGCCTCTATCTGAAGCGGCGGCCCGAGCCCGAGCAGCTGGACCGGCTGGTCGACCTGTCCGAGGGCTTCGCGGGCTCCGACATCGCCGCGGCCCTGCACGACGTGGGCGCGGAGGCGCACCTGAGCGGCGGCGTGGAGAACCTGAAGCCCTCGTTCATCGTGGACACCTTCGCCAACACCGTCCCGCTGAGCAGGGTCAACCCGGAGCAGATCGAGGAGATCCGGGCATGGGGACGGGAGAGGGCCGTCCCGGCCGGCCGGTCGGCGATGGCGGCGGCGACACCCGGCAGCGCCGGGCCGCGGCGCATCGTCTTCATGGAGGACTGAGGGACGGCACGAGACACTGCTGCCTGCCCGACCCCCGAGCCGGGCAGGCAGCAGTCGGACGCGTCAACTCGTGGTCCCGGAACCACGACTACGGCATCCTCATCGAGGGGTGACCTCACGCGCCGTGCTGAGGCTGCGCTGCAAGGCGGACCAGTAGGCCTTGAGTTTCTGCGAACCGGCGGTGATCTCCGCGGTCTGGTAGCCGGCTTCGACCGCCTGCCGACGCTCGATGTAGTCGACCTTGTCCTTGCACGTCACATCCGCGCGCGCCATGGACACCTCTGCGGCACTCGGAGCCCGGAGGGGTCCCTCCTTTCCCGGGACCGTGCCGGATCCGGCCCAGGATTCGGCCGCGGAAAGGGGATCCGGCTGGGTGTGCCCGGAGGCCCGCATGCAGGCGCTCCATTCGCTGTCCAGCGTCCGCACCCTGCCGTCGTTCTTCGAGCGGACCCAAGCGGTGTGCGACGCGGCCGACACCGGATCGGCCGTGAACATCCACTGCATGTGCAGTGTCTCGCGCGCCCGGTCCTGGCAGCCGGGACCGCTGCCACCCTCGCCTGTGTAGGCGTTCATCGTGGCGCGGTCCACGGTCTTGAGACGCTCTTTGCCGCGCCGCTCCGACGTGAATTCCTCCGCACGCGAGACGCCGGGAGGCGGAGGCAGCTGGTACCCGTACGAGGCTGCGACGGTCGCGTCGCTGATGCCGTAGCGGCGCTGGTTCGGATCGCGATTCTCTCCGCGAGGAGTGAGCGGGGCCGGCCACTTCATTCCGCGCTGCCGCATGCACTTTTCCGCCAGGACGTACTGCGCCCACGTGAGGGACGTCCGATCCTTGGTGCTCATTTTGTACGAGTCGAGCGGCAGTTCCAGGGTTCGCGAGGTGTGCGTGGTGGAGGTCGTCGGCGTCGGGCCGGACACGGTCCCTGCCCCGCTCTTCTCCCCGGCGTGAACGGCACCTTCGGTGCAGCCGGATATTCCGAGCACTGCCAGTACGGCAAGTGAACTGAATGCGGCCGCTCGGCGCTGCGGAATCATCTTGATTCACTCTCTGGTGAGTGTGGACGAAACGTCGGCGGATGCCATGGAAGAGCCTTCCATGGCATCCGCCGCGTCGGTGTGCTCTAGTACGGGCAGGCCGAGTTGTTTATGAAGCAGTGCGAGGAGATCGAGTCGTTCATCCACGGCGAACCGTAGCCCATGTCATGGAACGTGGCGCCCGACCAGATCATCGAATCGTCGCCCGTGTAATTGGCATTGGTGAAGACCATGGCGTCGGTGTCGGGGTCCAGGTTCTTGATCGACGTCACGCTGTCGTTGATCGAAGTGCCTGTTCCGTAGTACGTGCCCGTGTACGAGGGCTTGCTGTAGAGCGTGTCGTAGATGGGCCCTTGCGCATCCTTGTCGCGGTAGAGACAGATTTCCCCACCGCTCGAAGAGTTGCAGACACCGTCGTACGAGGCCGCGTGGGCCGGTGCTGCGAATGCTGTAATGCCGAGCACGGCGGAGGCTATGCCGAGAATGTGGAGCTTGCGCATTGAATCCCCTTGGTCCCCTGTGTGTGCCGCGAAAGCGACAGGGGATGATAGGCAAAGATCATCCTGGCTCGTCAAGGTTCCTTGGCGTGTGCACGCAAATCGCGAAAATTCACTTGCCGGGGTCGAAGAATTATGCCCCTGGCCGAAATCCGCCTTTTCCAAACGGTCGCGGCCGGTCCATTTCGTGGCAGACGGGCGACGCCCTTCGGTCCGGAGAACCTCGCTCCGCATGAAGTGCTGCGACGCGACCGGGACAGTGGTCTCCGGCACAGGAAGCGTCCGCCGCCCGTACCTCCCGGACCGCCCTGGCCCGCACGGCGCAAGGCCCTCGCGGCCCTCGTCATCGGCCGGCGTCACCGCGCGGCCCCGGGGGACGTGACCGACGTCTCTACCCCGGGACCGCCCCCGTACCGCAAGGTGGTCGCCATGACCTCCACCACCGCCACCCGCCTCTTCCTCCGTGCCCGTACGGGCGGCCCCAAGGACGACCGGGGCGCCGAGCTCCTGGAGCAGGTCCTCGGCTGGACGCTGGTCGTCCTCCTGGCCGTCTTCGTCACAGGGGCCGGCCTCATGTAGTCGGGGGTCCGGGGCCCGGCGTCCGTGTGATCTCCCGTCGGCCACGTGATCCCGGCGCCCCGAACGGGCATACTCCCCGCGACCCCGCGCGCGGCCCGCACGCCCGTGCCGTGCCCGCGCCCGGCAGGGAGGAGCGCCCGGCCATGGCCGACAGCACCCCGGACGGCGTGGAACGCCGCCTGCCCACCGACGAGGCCCGCGAGCTGCTCGCCCTGACGCGGGACATCGCCCGGCGGGAGATCGCCCCGCGTGCCGCCGAGGAAGAGGCCGCCGGACACTTCCCCCGCGAGCTCTTCGCGCTGCTGTCCCGTTCCGGGCTGCTCGGACTGCCCTACGACCCCGCGTACGGCGGGGGCGGTCAGCCGTACGAGGTCTACCTCCAGGTCCTGGAGGAGCTCGCCGCGGCCCGGCTCACCGTGGGGCTCGGCGTCAGCGTCCACAGCCTCTCCTGCCACGCGCTCGCCCGCTACGGCACCGAGGAGCAGCGCGCCACCCATCTGCCCGCGATGCTGGGCGGCGGTCTCCTCGGCGCGTACTGCCTCTCCGAACCCTCCGCCGGATCGGACGCGGCGGCGCTGCGCACCCGGGCGGTCCGGTCTCCCGGGGAGGGCGGCTCCTCCGGCGAGGGCGGCGACTGGGTGATCGACGGCACCAAGGCGTGGATCACCCACGGCGGCATCGCCGACTTCTGCACGGTGATGGCCCGGACCGGCGACGCGGGCGCGCGGGGCATCACCGCCTTCCTGGTGCCGGGGGACGCGCCGGGGCTGAGCGCGGCCCCGCCCGAGCGGAAGATGGGCATGAAGGGCTCTCCCACCGCGCAGCTCCACTTCGACGGGGTGAGGGTCCCCGACGAGCGGCGACTCGGTGCCGAGGGGCAGGGCTTCGCGATCGCGCTCGACGCCCTGGACTCGGGGCGGCTCGGCATCGCCGCCTGCGCGGTCGGGCTCGGCCGGGCGGCCCTGGACGAGGCCGTCGGGTACGCCAAGGAGCGCCGCCAGTTCGGCCGGCCGATCGCCGACTTCCAGGGGCTCCGCTTCCTCCTCGCCGACATGGCGACCGGGGTCGAGGCGGGCCGGGCGCTGTACCTGGAGGCGGCGCGGCTCCGGGACGAGGGGCGACCCTTCGGCCGGATCGCCGCGATGGCCAAGCTGTTCTGCACGGACGCCGCCATGCGGATCACGACGGACGCGGTGCAGGTGCTCGGCGGGTACGGCTACACGGCGGACTTCCCCGCGGAGCGGTATCTGCGGGAGGCGAAGATGCTCCAGATCGTCGAGGGGACCAATCAGATCCAGCGGGTGGTCATCGCGCGTCACCTGGTCGGACCAGAATCCCGCTGACGCGCACCGTGCGGTCCGCCCAGACCGGTCCGGCGGCGAGCCGCGCCCACTCCTGGTCGCGGTGGCCCGGGAGGGTGCGGCCCTGGCTGGCCCAGAGGGAGAGCACGGCCTTGTAGATGGGCGGGTCGGCGGGGAGGGGAGCCGGGGCGGGTGCCTGCGCCGGAACGGGCACGGGGACGGGCGCGGGCAGGGGCACGGGGCCGGAGCCGGGGGCGCCGGACATCGGTGCCGGTGCCGGTGCCGATCCCGACGTCGGCGCCGACATCGCGTGGTGAACCGATTCTTCAACGCTGGGTTCGGCCTGCCGGTGCCGACCGATTCCGCTGGGTGTCGTGTACAGCGTGGTCATGCCCGGACCAACGCGCCCCGGCGGCCGTGGTCACCGCCGAACGGATTCGAGCGGCAGTTCGTCCGGTACCCGGTGCACGACTCTGGCCTCCCGACGCAGACCTGACGTACCGTCAGGTTCCTTCGCGGAACAAGCGCTCGCCGACCAGGAGGTCAGCCATGTCCGTGCACCGGCACGTCGACGACCGGCCCGTCGCACTCGACGAATACCCCGTGCACCAGGCCCCGCTCTCGATGAAGCACCACGTCAGCGGCGACCGCAACGCCTACGACCGGTGCATCTTCCATGTCTTCGACCACACCGGCCGCGCCCTGCTCATCGCCGGCCTCGGGGTCTACCCCAACACCGGCGTCGTCGACGCCTACGCCACCCTGCGGGTCGGTGACCGGCTGCACGCCGTCCGGGCCTCCGACGCCCTCGGAGACGACCGGATGAACCTCTCCGTCGGGCCGTTCGCCATCACCGTCGACGAGCCCCTCAAGCGCCTCTCCCTGCGCTGCGCCGCCGACCCCGACGACCCCGAGGGCCTGTCGTACGACCTCACCTGGACCGGCGACTTCCCCGCCGTCTGGGAACCCCACCACACCCAGCGCCACGGCGGCCGGCTCACCCTGGAAGGCCGCCGCTTCGTCCAGGCCGGACACTGCGAGGGCACGATCAGGGCCGCCGGCCAGGAGTTCGCGGTCACCCCGGGGGAGTGGACCGGCACCCGCGACCGCAGCTGGGGAGTCCGCCCCATCCCCGGCGAGGAGCCCGGCCGCGCCGCAGAGTTCCGGCCCGAGGGCTTCCACTGGCTCTGGATCCCGATGCGCTTCGAGGACCGCTTCCTCATGGTCATCGCCCAGGAGGACGCCGACGGCTACCGCACCCTCAACGAGGCCCTGCTCGTCCGGAACGGCCACCGCGACACCCAACTCGGCTGGCCCCGCACCGAGATCACGTACCGCACGGGAAGCCGTCACCCCGAACGGGCCGTCGTCCACCTCGCCGATCCGACCGGCAAGCCCCTGGAGATCGGCGTCGAGATCCTCGCCTCCTCCCCGCTGGCCGTCGGCGCCGGCTATCCGCCCGCCACCGACTGGCAGCACGGCACCTGGCAGGGCCGCGGCTGGACGGACCGGCGCGTGTACGACCTCTCCGACCCCGCCGCCCACCCCATGGCGGCCTACGGCGTCACCGACCACGCGGCCCGCTTCACCCTCGACGGCCGTACGGGCTACGGCATCTTCGAGCACGGCTCCTTCGGCCGCCACGACCCCAGCGGCTTCGCCGACCACACCTCCACCGCCCGCTGAGGAACCTTCTCCCTCCGCGTCGAGCGGACCGTCGGCTCCCTTCCTCCACGGTCCCGTGCGCCGAACCCTCCTACGTCAACGGCCCTCCGAGGAGCTCCCCTTGACCTCTGCGCCCCGCCCCCGCACCACCACCCGCGACCCCGAGGAGCTGGGGCGCAGGCTCACCGCCTGGCTCGACCGGCACCTGCCCGGCGCCCGGGTCACCGGCCTCGCCGTGCCCGGCTCCAACGGCATGTCCAGCGAGACCCTGCTCTTCGACCTCGACCACCCGGACGCCCCGGTACGGGGCTGCGCCCTGCGGCTGGCCGCCGACCCCGCCGCGTACACCGTCTTCCCCGTCTACGACATGGCCCGCCAGCACCGGGTCATGCACCTGGTCGGCGAGCACACCGACATTCCCGTACCGCGCGTGCTCTGGCTCGAAGAGGACCCCGAGCCACTCGGTGCGCCCTTCTTCGTGATGGCCCGCGCCGAGGGCCGCGTCCCGCCGGACGTCATGCCCTACACGTACGAGGGGAACTGGCTGCACGCCGCCACCGACGCCGAACGCGCCCTGCTCGAAGCCGAATCCGTCTCCGTACTCGCCCGGCTCCACGACCAGTTCCCGGCGAAAGAGGCCGAATTCCTGCTGCCGGACGGTGCGGGGACCCCGCTGCGCCGCCATGTCGACGCCCAGCGCGCGTACTACGCATGGGTGGTGGACGGACTCGCGCCCTCACCGCTCATCGAGTCGGCCTTCGACTGGCTGGAGGCGCACTGGCCGGCCGACGAGGGCCCGGCCGTCCTCGGCTGGGGCGACGCCCGCATCGGGAACATCGTCTACGACGGATTCACCCCCGCCGCCGTCCTCGACTGGGAGATGGCGGCCTGCGTCCCGCGCGAGGTGGACCTCGGTTGGACGGTCTACCTCCACCGCTTCTTCCAGGACCTGACGGTGAGCTTCGGCCAGCCCGGGCTGCCGGACTTCCTGCGGCGCGACGCGATCGAACGGCGCTACGCGGAACTGACCGGACACACCCCGCGCGACATGGAGTTCCACACCCTCTACGCGGCGCTGC is part of the Streptomyces sp. NBC_00250 genome and harbors:
- a CDS encoding SCO1431 family membrane protein, whose translation is MTSTTATRLFLRARTGGPKDDRGAELLEQVLGWTLVVLLAVFVTGAGLM
- a CDS encoding AAA family ATPase; the protein is MSNYEDCLKHLDSYISARVPVIGMRTIEQERALRLLREAATQPRRSSLPFWIYTRATGLRDLRTNTTVIDDRSLTGAMDFAAAQFTSRANATVVFVDPADLETDTPVARHMSELARLAGNNMGSIVVITDSPIWSGLQRLGMSLHLDLPHPEETYETLRAFLSDHEGIIPIRWDESDTRRAAEFLRGVTEAEAVNLMATVAAKGAIEQEDVLGLAQAKDRIFSDLTGLERVQLKDEDYTVGGLTSLREWLQRKHRLMHEDLRDTKLRPPRGVLLVGVPGCGKSLSAKAIAHEWQLPLYRLDMGSIHGKYLGESEGRFREALGMADRVAPCILWIDEIEKGLAGRDDGSGVPQRIIGQFLFWLQESDSRAFVVATANDVRSLPPELLRKGRFDELFFVDLPDSQDRREIIELYHGLYLKRRPEPEQLDRLVDLSEGFAGSDIAAALHDVGAEAHLSGGVENLKPSFIVDTFANTVPLSRVNPEQIEEIRAWGRERAVPAGRSAMAAATPGSAGPRRIVFMED
- a CDS encoding DUF7064 domain-containing protein, with translation MSVHRHVDDRPVALDEYPVHQAPLSMKHHVSGDRNAYDRCIFHVFDHTGRALLIAGLGVYPNTGVVDAYATLRVGDRLHAVRASDALGDDRMNLSVGPFAITVDEPLKRLSLRCAADPDDPEGLSYDLTWTGDFPAVWEPHHTQRHGGRLTLEGRRFVQAGHCEGTIRAAGQEFAVTPGEWTGTRDRSWGVRPIPGEEPGRAAEFRPEGFHWLWIPMRFEDRFLMVIAQEDADGYRTLNEALLVRNGHRDTQLGWPRTEITYRTGSRHPERAVVHLADPTGKPLEIGVEILASSPLAVGAGYPPATDWQHGTWQGRGWTDRRVYDLSDPAAHPMAAYGVTDHAARFTLDGRTGYGIFEHGSFGRHDPSGFADHTSTAR
- a CDS encoding acyl-CoA dehydrogenase family protein — translated: MADSTPDGVERRLPTDEARELLALTRDIARREIAPRAAEEEAAGHFPRELFALLSRSGLLGLPYDPAYGGGGQPYEVYLQVLEELAAARLTVGLGVSVHSLSCHALARYGTEEQRATHLPAMLGGGLLGAYCLSEPSAGSDAAALRTRAVRSPGEGGSSGEGGDWVIDGTKAWITHGGIADFCTVMARTGDAGARGITAFLVPGDAPGLSAAPPERKMGMKGSPTAQLHFDGVRVPDERRLGAEGQGFAIALDALDSGRLGIAACAVGLGRAALDEAVGYAKERRQFGRPIADFQGLRFLLADMATGVEAGRALYLEAARLRDEGRPFGRIAAMAKLFCTDAAMRITTDAVQVLGGYGYTADFPAERYLREAKMLQIVEGTNQIQRVVIARHLVGPESR
- a CDS encoding phosphotransferase family protein yields the protein MTSAPRPRTTTRDPEELGRRLTAWLDRHLPGARVTGLAVPGSNGMSSETLLFDLDHPDAPVRGCALRLAADPAAYTVFPVYDMARQHRVMHLVGEHTDIPVPRVLWLEEDPEPLGAPFFVMARAEGRVPPDVMPYTYEGNWLHAATDAERALLEAESVSVLARLHDQFPAKEAEFLLPDGAGTPLRRHVDAQRAYYAWVVDGLAPSPLIESAFDWLEAHWPADEGPAVLGWGDARIGNIVYDGFTPAAVLDWEMAACVPREVDLGWTVYLHRFFQDLTVSFGQPGLPDFLRRDAIERRYAELTGHTPRDMEFHTLYAALRHAIVMLRIAYRQAHFGEVEVPGDPDGLILHHATLAAMVRGSYW
- a CDS encoding peptidase inhibitor family I36 protein — encoded protein: MRKLHILGIASAVLGITAFAAPAHAASYDGVCNSSSGGEICLYRDKDAQGPIYDTLYSKPSYTGTYYGTGTSINDSVTSIKNLDPDTDAMVFTNANYTGDDSMIWSGATFHDMGYGSPWMNDSISSHCFINNSACPY